GCGGCTGGAAACAGCTGCCCGGCGTGATCTTCCTGGAATGCGAACTCGGCGCCGAACTGCGCGCCCTGCACGACCGGACCCTGAGCATCGAACCCAGCAGCCGCGCCCGGTACGACGGGCCGGACTACCGCCCGCACCTGACGCTCGCGCTGGGCGTGCTGCCCTGGGCGGAACCGGTGCTGTGGGAGCAGGTCCGCGACCTGATCCCGCCGGTCCTGTCCTTCCGGGTGGAGGCCCTGAGCCTCACGCGGGAACACCGGGGAGAGGTGCAGGAACTCCACACCTTCCCACTGACCGGCCCCGCCGACCCCACCCCCGCACCCACCGCCGAGAGCGCCCCCAGCTGACCCCGGCGCGCAGTCCGCAACGCAGAGGCCGGTTTCCCAGATGGGAAACCGGCCTCTGCGTTGCGCCAGGGGGTGGGATCAAACCCCGACGGGGACCTTCAGCATGCTGCCCAGCGCCTCGCTGAACTGCTCGTACCCGGCGAAGTCCAGCTGCTGCTCG
Above is a genomic segment from Deinococcus depolymerans containing:
- a CDS encoding 2'-5' RNA ligase family protein, which gives rise to MFLPPLDEAPRPLYSIVAWPPEALDSWLRRLQDRLNVRGFGLPHLNVRAPFQTPLRSAELVDACRDVLRGQPAFDVQVRGWKQLPGVIFLECELGAELRALHDRTLSIEPSSRARYDGPDYRPHLTLALGVLPWAEPVLWEQVRDLIPPVLSFRVEALSLTREHRGEVQELHTFPLTGPADPTPAPTAESAPS